In Coregonus clupeaformis isolate EN_2021a unplaced genomic scaffold, ASM2061545v1 scaf4716, whole genome shotgun sequence, the DNA window tgaGTAGGGCACtctagggtgtagggtgagcagggcgctgtagggtttagggtttagggtgtagggtgagcagggcgctgtagggtttagggtttagggtgtagggtgagcagggcgctgtagggtttagggtttaggggtgtaggggtgagcagggcgctgtagggtttagggtgtagggtgtagggtgagcagggcgctgtagggtttagggtttagggtgtagggtgagtaGGGCACtctagggtgtagggtgagcagggcgctgtagggtttagggtttagggtgtagggtgagcagggcgctgtagggtttagggtgtagggtgtagggtgagcagggcgctgtagggtttagggtttagggtgtaggggtgagcaggcgctgtagggtttagggtttagggtgtagggtgagtaGGGCACTCTAggggtgtagggtgagcagggcgctgtagggtttaggggtttagggtgtagggtgagcagggaactctagggtgtagggtgagcagggcgctgtagggtttagggtttagggtgtagggtgagcagggcgctgtagggtttagggtttagggtgtaggggtgaGTAGGGCACtctagggtgtagggtgagcagggcgctgtagggtttagggtttagggtgtagggtgagcagggcactctagggtgtagggtgagcagggcgctgtagggtttagggtttagggtgtagggtgagcagggcgctgtagggtttagggtttagggtgtaggatGAGCAGGGCACtctagggtgtagggtgagcagggcgctgtagggtttagggtgtagggtgtaggggtgagcagggcgctgtagggtttaggggtttagggtgtagggtgagtaGGGCACtctagggtgtagggtgagcagggcgctgtagggtttagggtttagggtgtagggtgagcagggcactgtagggtttagggtgtagggtgagcaggggctgtagggtttagggtgtagggtgcagggtgagcagggcgctgtagAGTTTAGGGTTTAGGTGTAGGGTGAGTAGGGCACtctagggtgtagggtgagcagggcgctgtagggtttagggtttagggtgtagggtgagcaggggcgctgtagggtttagggtttaggtgtAGGGTGAcagggcgctgtagggtttagggtttagggtgcagggtgagcagggcgctgtagggtttagggtgtagggtgtagggtgagcagggcgctgtagggtttaggtttagggtgtagggtgagtaGGGCACtctagggtgtagggtgagcagggcgctgtagggtttagggtttagggtgtagggtgagcagggcgctgtagggtttagggtgtagggtgtagggtgagcagggcgctgtagggtttagggtttagggtgtagggtgagcagggcgctgtagggtttagggtttagggtgtagggtgagtaGGGCACtctagggtgtagggtgagcagggcgctgtagggtttagggtttagggtgtagggtgagcagggaactctagggtgtagggtgagcagggcgctgtagggtttagggtttagggtgtagggtgagcagggcgctgtagggtttagggtttagggtgtagggtgagtaGGGCGCtctagggtgtagggtgagcagggcgctgtagggtttagggtttagggtgtagggtgagcagggcactctagggtgtagggtgagcagggcgctgtagggtttagggtttagggtgtagggtgagcaggcgctgtagggtttagggtttagggtgtaggatgagcagggcgctgtagggtttaggggtttagggtgtagggtgagcagggtgctgtagggtttagggtttaggggtgtagggtgagcagggcgctctagggtttagggtgtagggtgtagggtgagcagggcgctctagggtttagggtttatggtgtagggtgagcagggcgctgtagggtttagggtgtagggtgagcagggcgctgtagggtttagggtttagggtgtagggtgagctagggcgctgtagggtttagggtgtagggtgtagggtgagtagggcgctgtagggtttagggtttagggtgtagggtgagcagggcgctgtagggtttagggtttagggtgtagggtgagcagggcgctgtagggtttagggtgtagggtgtagggtgtagggtgagcagggcgctgtagggtttagggtgtagggtgtagggtgagcagggcgctgtagggtgtagggtttagggtgtagggtgagcagggcctgtagggtttagggtgtagggtgtagggtgagtagggcgctgtagggtttagggtgtagggtgtagggtgagtagggcgctgtagggtttagggtgtagggtgtagggtgagcagggcgctgtagggtttagggtttagggtgtagggtgagcagggcgctgtaggggttagggtgtagggtgtagggtgagcagggcgctgtagggtttagggtttagggtgtagggtgagcagggtgctgtagggtttagggtttagggtgtagggtgagcagggtgctgtagggtttagggtttagggtgtagggtgagtagggcactgtagggtttagggtttagggtgtagggtgagcagggcgctctagggtgtagggtgtagggtatagggtgagCAGGgtgctgtagggtttagggtttagggtgtagggtgagcaggacgctctagggtttagggtgtagcgCTGGAACATTAGGGTTTCGGGTGTAGGGATTAGGGTGTAGAGTTTAGGATGTAGAGTTTAGGGTTTAcggtgtagggtttagggtgtagggtttaggATGTAGGGTTTATGGGCCTGTTGATAATCAAGGCTCCTCTCCTAGATTGTCCCTGAACTTTTGTTGTGTTTCTTTTGTAGGACTGACTGAAGCCCCATATCATATTTGTCCCCCAGACGTACCTCCCAACCCCCACCCCCGCCCCACCCCCCTGTTGACCTGGCCCCCTTGTCGACCTGACCCCCTGTTTTAAAGCCCTAGGAGCTGTTAAACAGGATAATGGAGAACTATACGGCTGTAGGCGCATCGAACCCAGAGACAGAAGGTATCCGTCTGAACTGCAGCATGTCCGGGAGGCACAACTTCATCTTCACCCTGATCCCAGTAGTGTACGGCTGTAACTTTGTCATCGGCATGGTGGGGAACAGCATGGTGGTGGCGGTCATCTACCGCTACATGAAGCTGAAGACAGTGGCCAACGTGTTCGTCCTCAACCTAGCCATCTCAGACCTCACCTTCCTTATCACCCTGCCCATGTGGGCCACCTTCACAGCCACAGGCTACCAGTGGCCCTTCGGTGGGTTCCTGTGTAAGGCCAGCGCTGGCCTGGTGATGTTCAACCTCTACAGCTCCATCTTCTTCCTCACTGCACTCAGCGTCGACCGCCATCTGGCCATCGTCCACCCGGTGAGGTCACGGCAGCGCCGTACTGGGTTCTACGCCCGTATCACCTGCGTCTTGGTTTGGCTGCTCGCCCTCCTGCTGTCCGTCCCCACCGCACTGACCAGGGACCTGATACACATCACCAACTATAACATCAGCACGTGTGGCGTGCTGCACCCCGAGGTTTGACATGATTAGAGCTGTCCTTTCACGAAGTGACTCTTAAACGGGCACCTCTGTGTAAAGATTTGTTGTCTTTACTATTGTTGTTTTCAATTGAATTGAGTGTAAAGGGTTTAAAGTATTTAAAGTATTTAAAGTATTTAAAGTGTTTAAAGTGTTTAATGTGTTTAAAGTATCTAAAGTATTTAAAGTATCTAAAGTATTTAAAGTGTTTAAAGTGTTTAAAGTGTTTAAATTATTTAAAGTGTTTAAAGTGTTTAAAGTATCTAAAGTATTTAAAGTGTTTAAAGTGTTTAAAGTGTTTAAAGTATCTAAAGTATTTAACGTTTTTAAAGTATTTAAAGTATTTAAAGTGTTTAAAGTGTTTAAAGTATTTAAAGTATTTAAAGTGTTTAAAGTGTCAGTCTTCCCCACCTGCTATCTACCATCTGACTGGAGCATCCTACTACTTTTAATAATCTAGTCAAtttaaccaatcaatcaatcagggcTCCAGGCACCTCCTCCTCACCATCAGCCTGATGAAGAGCATCCTGGGGTTCCTGGTTCCTTTCCTCATCATCATATCATGCTACTGCCTGATTGGTCGAGCCCTGGTCAGGGCGCGGAGCATCCAGAAGACCACCCGGTCGAGAGATGATGAGGTGTTGAGGATGCTGGCGGCGGCTGTCCTAGCTTTCTTCCTGTGTTGGGTGCCCCACCAGGTGGGACGagactctctccttccctctactcaAACACACTCTGCATTCGGAAGAAActcttttcacacacacacatacacacacacacacacacacacacacacacacacacacactaacacactgttCTCTAAAGAGACTCACTCCACACACACTTTATACTAAAGGTAGTCAGACTTTATACTGCAGTGTCTCAAAGGTTATTCTCTGACTTTATTCACTCATTCTTTGAAATGGATTATCCTGTTATTATCCTGTTATTATccagttattattattatgttatccTCCAGTTATTATCCAGTTATTGTCATCctgttattaccatgttattatCCAGTTATTATCTAGTTATTATCCTGTTCCTCCGTGAATGTTCTCTTGAAGTGATGAGGAATGTCATTTTTGTCTTTCTAGATCAGTACTGTGTTAATGtaatctcttcctctcctcaggTATTCCACTTGATGGAGCTGCTGGCCCAGCTAAAGGTTGTAACTAACTGTGTGATTGTGGACGTCATCGACACGGCCATGCCCTTCACCATCTGCATTGCCTTCCTCAACAGGTAGCCCATAACCAGGTAGCCCAGAACCAGGTAGCCCAGAACCAGGTAGCCCAGAACCAGGTAGCCCATAACCAGGTAGCCCAGaaccaggtagcctagaggttcaTCTCAGAAAACCCAGaaccaggtagcctagaggttcaTCTCAGAAAACCCAGAGCTAAAATCTCACGTAATTGCATTAGATGTTAAGTGcatctgtccacaagagattacCTAGAGGTTAAAAAGGCAGGCCAGCAACTggaaggtcactggttcgaatcttGATGCTGACTAGCCTTGGTAACAGTCTATTTGtgctatcattccactccttgtgtcacggttaactaagccagaacccagaagcagaccaggacacggtacgtgagacaaaggtgagtgtttattaatagagtccgagtgaagctgaataatccagggaacagagcggggtggcgtggatgggttgttgagggtgcagtggattggtcggtactggctcggcagccaccgaccatcaggcagaggttggggtgaaggttcgggtagagagactgcagacagaacaaaacggaggtcagtacacagcaagtcaaaaaggtgcaaaacaacaaaactaacactactggctcagagactgatacgctgacaacatactgttcatggctaaccatccggcaggaactggatgttgggccagagcctaagaagggtgatgatcaggaccaggtgtgcagattgctgatgggatgcaggtgcggaaaaccagagcgctcccggagcgttcccgaaccctcgggaaactgggagaatacgagcaggaacactagtcaccagacaggacccgactcagacagccgggatcgtcacagtacccccctccgacgaacgccaccgggcggacttccccggagcgccaggatggaggcggtagaagtcactgatgaggtcatgCGTCAAGGACCTGTCGcagcggaatccaactcctctcttcaggaccatacccctcccagtccacgagatactggaaaccccggccccgccgtctggaatccatgatgcgacgcaccgtgtagggcaggaccacctccgatcatccgaggaggaggaggaggaggcggaggaggcaacagaggactgaggaagacaggcttgagggcaggagacatgaaaggtgggatggactctgagcgtccctcggtagtttgagtcgaactgccactggattgatcaccttctccaccacaaacggaccaatgaaccggtaacaacttcctagactcagtccgtaacggaagatcccgtgtggccaaccaaaccctatctccgatggtataggtgggagcgggaatccggcgacgattcgcctggagctgataccggtccgaaactctaaggagtgcctttctggcccgatgccaggtccggtggcaacgcccgaatatgggcctgaacagaaggcactgagagctccttctccctgagaaggaaacaggggaggttggtagccatacaggcactggaaggggagacatcccagtggcagatgtaggaagagtattgtgggcatactcaacccaaggcaactgagagacccaggaggtggggttggaagagaccagacagcgtagcgttgattccatcttctggttggctctctccgcctgaccattggattgggggtgaaaaccagatgtgagactgaccgtagctcaatggccaaacagaaggacttccagacagcagagggtaaactgaggaccacggggtcggaaacgatatcactgggcaaaccgtggaccctgaaaacctccctaaccaggatctcggacgtctccgaggcagagggaagcttggcaattggcacaaagtgggcgaacttgctgaatctgtccacgatagtcagaacgacccgtgttcccctcagaagcgggcaacccgtgacgaagtccagggccagatgcgaccatggtcgcggggaataggaagggggtgaagtagtccagagctgggccgattggtactcttattctgcgacacactggacaggcagcaacaaaaccccgagtatcctcggccatggcaggccaccaaaacgttcatgcgaagaaacgccatagtccgagccacgccaggggtgacaagccatcttgctggcgtgggaccatttgaggacagcaggacgaaccgactcaggcacaaacaaccgaccggtggaccgttaccgggaccgggctgagtccgaagggcgccagcacctcctctcaatcttccacataactgctcccacgacgcagttccgg includes these proteins:
- the LOC123490770 gene encoding type-1 angiotensin II receptor-like, encoding MENYTAVGASNPETEGIRLNCSMSGRHNFIFTLIPVVYGCNFVIGMVGNSMVVAVIYRYMKLKTVANVFVLNLAISDLTFLITLPMWATFTATGYQWPFGGFLCKASAGLVMFNLYSSIFFLTALSVDRHLAIVHPVRSRQRRTGFYARITCVLVWLLALLLSVPTALTRDLIHITNYNISTCGVLHPEGSRHLLLTISLMKSILGFLVPFLIIISCYCLIGRALVRARSIQKTTRSRDDEVLRMLAAAVLAFFLCWVPHQVFHLMELLAQLKVVTNCVIVDVIDTAMPFTICIAFLN